The genomic stretch AGCAAAAATTGTAGTTTGTGAAAATAATTTCCATGGAAGAACGACAACAATTGTTTCTTTCTCAAACGATCCTGATGCCAATAAAAACTATGGTCCTTTCACACCTGGATTTGTAAAAATTCCTTATAATGACCTTTCAGCTTTAGAAGAAGTTCTAAAAAACGATGCGCAAAATATTGCTGCGTTTTTGGTTGAACCCATTCAAGGTGAAGCAGGAGTTTACGTTCCTGATGAAAATTTCCTGAAAAATGCTTTAGAATTATGCAAAAAATACAACGTTCTTTTCATTGCAGACGAAGTACAGACAGGAATTGCAAGAACAGGTAAGCTGATTGCATGTCATCACGAAGAGGTACAACCTGATATTTTAATTTTAGGAAAAGCACTTTCCGGTGGAATGTATCCCGTGTCAGCGGTTTTGGCGAATGACGAGATTATGAATGTAATCAAGCCAGGTCAGCACGGTTCTACTTTTGGAGGAAATCCTATCGCATGTGCCGTTGCAATTGCTGCGCTGGATGTAGTAGAAGAAGAAAAGCTTTCTGAAAGAGCTGAAGAATTAGGAAAATTATTCAGAAGTGAAATTGAAAAGCTTATCGAGAAATCAGATTTGATTACCAAAGTAAGAGGAAAAGGTTTGCTTAATGCAATCTTAATTAATGATACACCTGAAAGTTCTACAGCATGGAATCTTTGTTTACAATTAAAAGAAAACGGTCTTTTAGCTAAACCAACCCACGGAAACATTATCAGGCTGGCACCGCCATTGGTAATCACAGAAGAGCAATTATTAGATTGTGTAAAGATTATCGAAAAGACAATCTTAGAATTCAAAAAATAAAATCAAAATATTTTCATACTAATAACACTCTAAATCAGAGTGTTATTTTTTTATTTAGGAAATAGAACAAACGATTGTTTAACTATCGGGCTTATTTTTCATCTAATATTAGTTAAAATACAGATGTTATGGAAAATCCGAAAATAAGTGCTTTATTAATTGTCTTTAATGAAGAAAAAAATATTGAAGAGGCTCTCAAATCGGTCGAATTTGCTGACGAGATTATTGTTTTAGATTCTTTTAGTACAGATAAAACTGTTGATATTATAAAAAATAAATATCCAAACATAAAGCTTTATCAAAACAAATTTGAAGATTTCACCAAGCAGCGTAATCTCTGCATTTCCTATGCAAAAAACGACTGGATTTTATTTTTAGATGCAGACGAGAGAATTACTCCGGAATTGAAAAATGAAATTCTAAAAGAAATTAAAAAACCGGTCACCAGAAAAGCCTATTTCTTTAAGAGGAAATTCTTTTTTATGGGTGAAAAAGTAAATTATTCTGGAACACAAAATGATAAAAACATTCGTTTATTCAAAAAAGAAGTGGCTCATTATGACGAAAACAAAAGAGTTCACGAAGGATTAAGCAATCTTGACAATCCTGGAACTTTACAAAATTATCTTCTTCATTTTTCCTTTGATTCTTATGAAGCTTATTACAAAAAAGTAATTCATTACTCAAAACTCAAAGCAAAAGATTTACATGAAAAAGGAATTCCATATCAATTGATAAAACAATTATCAAAAAGTGCCTTCAGCTTCTTCAAAATGTATATTTTAAAACTAGGGATCTTAGATGGTAAAAAAGGCTTAACACTCTCCTACTTAAGTGCTTTAAGCTCTTTTAAAACTTATGAATTTTTAAAAGAAAAATATTCATAATAATTTATTTTTATCAAATATAGAATTCTGAAAATAAACTGTATTTTTGCAGCAGTAAGTCACTAATTTATGAAGCTTTCTGTAGCAATGATTACTTTTAACGAAGAAAGGATAATTGAAAAAAACCTGAATGCTGTTTACGACTTAGCCGACGAAATTATTATCGTCGACAGTTTTTCTACAGACAGTACAAAAGAAATTTGTCTAAAATTTCCGAAAGTGAAATTTATTCAGCAAAAATTCTTAGGCTTTGGCAAACAAAAAAATTTAGCGATTGAACAATGTCAATCAGAATGGATTTTATTTTTAGATTCTGATGAAATTCCTAACGAAGAACTCATCGATTCCATTCGAAGAATCATTTCTGAACCAAAATCGGCATTTAATGTTTACGATGTAGAATTCAACAATATCTTTTTGGGTGAAACATTGAAATACGGAGGTTGGGGAAATATAAAAAGAGAAAGACTCTTCAAAAAAGGTCACGGAAAATACTCTGAAGACATTGTACATGAAGCCTTTGCGACAACCGAAACCAAAGGCAAACTGAAAGGAAAAATAAATCATTACACATACAAAGACATTTATCATCACATCGAAAAATCTAATAAATACACTTCGATGATGGCAGAAAAGATGTATAAAAATGGTAAAAAATCGAATATTTTTAAAATTCTTTTTAAGCCTTTGTTTCAATTTTTCAAATCATATTTTTTACGTTTAGGCTTTCTTGACGGTTTAGTTGGTTATTATGCAGCGGCAACAGCGGCTTTTTATACCTTTCTTAAATATAAAAAACTTCACGAAATCTATAAATTCAGATAGATTATGATTTCGGTTCTTAAACGAATTTTAGGCTTTTCAAAAAAAGAAAGCATTCGCATCTTAATGTATCATCAGGTTTTACCACAATCAATTGCTTACAAAAATGATCTAATTGTAACTGTAGAAAATCTTGAAGAGCAACTTACTTACATCAAAAACAATTTCACAACAGTATTTTTCAAGGATTTGGAATACTCAAAATCGGTTGAAAACAAAATCATATTAACCTTGGATGACGGGTATTACAATAATTTGCGATATCTCATGCCGTTGCTCGAAAAACACCAAATGAAAGCGACAATTTTCATTCCTACCGAGCTTATTCAGAATAATATAAATGGAGAAGAAAGGGTATACATGAATTTTGATGAGATAAGATCTTTAAATTCAAAATTAATTGAAATAGCTTTACACAGTCATTCACATCGTAATTTTTCTCAATTAAAATTACAAGAAGCCGAAACCGATCTTTTAAAAAATATTGAAATTTTAGAACAGAATGGAATTAATTTTACAAAAGTTCTGGCATATCCTTACGGGAAATTTCCGAAAGAAAAAGAGCGTAGAAAAGAATTCTTTGAAATGCTCGAAAAAATCGGGATTACTTCTGCTATGAGAATTGGCAATAACATTGCAGCTTACCCATTTAAAAACAGATTTGAGGTTAACCGTATCGACATCAAATACGGAGACACTTTAAAAACTTTTAAAAGGAAACTTAAATTTGGCAAAACTAAACTTTAATTTAAAAGCCTTTCATACAACTTTTCATAAGATGCAGCCATTTGTTTATAACTAAATTGCGAAGCTCTTTCCTTCAATTTTGTGATAAAATTTTCCTGATCAGCATAAAATTTTTCAATTCCTTCACTATATGTTTTTCGCATCGAGTCACCAGAAAAGTTATTAAAGTAAAAAGCCAAATCACCACCAATTTCCGGAAGGCTGGTTAAATTACTTAGAAAAATAGGCTTCCCAAAATACATGGCTTCAACCGGAGGAATCCCAAAACCTTCCGCCAATGAAGGATGACAATAAGATTCGCAATGTTGAAGCAAAAAGTACTTTTCGTTATTTTCTACATTTTCTAAAATGTGAACTCTTTTTTCGAAGCCTGAATTTTTAACTTTCTCAAGGAAACTCTCTTTATAAGCTGATTTAGCAGACGAAGTTATCAGAACCAAATCTTGATCATTATCTTTGAGAAGTTCTAATAAAACTTCCTGATTTTTTTTAGGAAAAAGCACGCCGATATTGAGTATAAATTTTCGATCGATAAATTCATATTTTTTTTTAGAACTAAAT from Chryseobacterium indoltheticum encodes the following:
- a CDS encoding glycosyltransferase family 4 protein, yielding MKKNILIDVERLKYPRSGIANVCISLIKGLDEKLCHFNYTFYGPATNIPAIQSDFKIINWKFWHKKIKVNTSSFSLIHVTHQLSDYFHSKKSNQKKVVTLHDLNFLHDKSSARKIEKSKKLVQKNIGNADAIVCISEFVKNDFLKNKHLFTLKNDVEVEVIYNGLIFPKNEKFSSKKKYEFIDRKFILNIGVLFPKKNQEVLLELLKDNDQDLVLITSSAKSAYKESFLEKVKNSGFEKRVHILENVENNEKYFLLQHCESYCHPSLAEGFGIPPVEAMYFGKPIFLSNLTSLPEIGGDLAFYFNNFSGDSMRKTYSEGIEKFYADQENFITKLKERASQFSYKQMAASYEKLYERLLN
- a CDS encoding glycosyltransferase family 2 protein, with protein sequence MKLSVAMITFNEERIIEKNLNAVYDLADEIIIVDSFSTDSTKEICLKFPKVKFIQQKFLGFGKQKNLAIEQCQSEWILFLDSDEIPNEELIDSIRRIISEPKSAFNVYDVEFNNIFLGETLKYGGWGNIKRERLFKKGHGKYSEDIVHEAFATTETKGKLKGKINHYTYKDIYHHIEKSNKYTSMMAEKMYKNGKKSNIFKILFKPLFQFFKSYFLRLGFLDGLVGYYAAATAAFYTFLKYKKLHEIYKFR
- a CDS encoding glycosyltransferase family 2 protein; translated protein: MENPKISALLIVFNEEKNIEEALKSVEFADEIIVLDSFSTDKTVDIIKNKYPNIKLYQNKFEDFTKQRNLCISYAKNDWILFLDADERITPELKNEILKEIKKPVTRKAYFFKRKFFFMGEKVNYSGTQNDKNIRLFKKEVAHYDENKRVHEGLSNLDNPGTLQNYLLHFSFDSYEAYYKKVIHYSKLKAKDLHEKGIPYQLIKQLSKSAFSFFKMYILKLGILDGKKGLTLSYLSALSSFKTYEFLKEKYS
- a CDS encoding polysaccharide deacetylase family protein; the encoded protein is MISVLKRILGFSKKESIRILMYHQVLPQSIAYKNDLIVTVENLEEQLTYIKNNFTTVFFKDLEYSKSVENKIILTLDDGYYNNLRYLMPLLEKHQMKATIFIPTELIQNNINGEERVYMNFDEIRSLNSKLIEIALHSHSHRNFSQLKLQEAETDLLKNIEILEQNGINFTKVLAYPYGKFPKEKERRKEFFEMLEKIGITSAMRIGNNIAAYPFKNRFEVNRIDIKYGDTLKTFKRKLKFGKTKL
- the rocD gene encoding ornithine--oxo-acid transaminase is translated as MSTAEQTKNSQYFIELEEKHGAHNYHPLPVVLDKGEGVFVWDVEGKRYYDFLSAYSAVNQGHSHPKIVDALVNQAKKLALTSRAFYNSNLGEYEKKITTLFGFDKVLPMNSGAEAVETAVKLARKWSYEVKGISENAAKIVVCENNFHGRTTTIVSFSNDPDANKNYGPFTPGFVKIPYNDLSALEEVLKNDAQNIAAFLVEPIQGEAGVYVPDENFLKNALELCKKYNVLFIADEVQTGIARTGKLIACHHEEVQPDILILGKALSGGMYPVSAVLANDEIMNVIKPGQHGSTFGGNPIACAVAIAALDVVEEEKLSERAEELGKLFRSEIEKLIEKSDLITKVRGKGLLNAILINDTPESSTAWNLCLQLKENGLLAKPTHGNIIRLAPPLVITEEQLLDCVKIIEKTILEFKK